From Vulpes vulpes isolate BD-2025 chromosome 7, VulVul3, whole genome shotgun sequence, one genomic window encodes:
- the LOC140599571 gene encoding uncharacterized protein, whose product MYVSHSSGPQLNPFSSNKKEVSLSRIERSGTGSLVVWNFRMKTYWGRLQRKPSSAPVQTTGLKLLPKPTSEVAAAPALGPSRKKSAPRLPPPGAHRARVAPGYLPGSAAREASGHSRRLLEKQVRRLSASSRERAEAGSSRSAEAVQRRAARPAVGARGRAGEGRSREPASRPAPRAPRAPRVVCGNGSGPTRVGAGAGRQAPRGRRREAPVGHQGAPAPRGAFSGPAWPPPGGGRRSRGAWGAGPQQGRRTRPPPSRAGCRARARAPLRGGGEGGELRGVPHPPAAVPARPGCRPGAPMSPTPRRPPRGAPCERGLAPGPAGWERTGSHDGSRARRAPRRRGRMHTTKSEP is encoded by the exons ATGTATGTGAGCCACAGCTCTGGTCCCCAACTGAATCCATTTTCctcaaacaaaaaagaagtcaGCTTGTCGCGGATTGAACGCTCTGGCACCGGGAGTTTGGTGGTGTGGAATTTCCGAATGAAGACATATTGGGGGAGGTTGCAG CGCAAGCCATCCTCTGCCCCCGTTCAAACGACCGGGCTCAAGCTCTTGCCAAAACCGACAAGCGAGGTGgccgcagccccagccctggggcccagcag AAAAAAGTCGGCTCCTCGGTTGCCACCCCCGGGGGCTCACCGGGCACGCGTGGCTCCGGGCTACCTACCGGGCAGCGCAGCCCGGGAAGCTTCCGGGCACAGCCGGCGTCTCCTGGAGAAGCAGGTCCGTCGCCTGAGCGCCAGCTCCCGGGAACGGGCCGAAGCCGGGAGCTCCCGGTCGGCGGAGGCCGTGCAGCGGCGGGCAGCGCGCCCCGCGGTGGGCgcccgcgggcgggcgggggaggggcgcagCCGGGAGCCCGcgagccgccccgccccccgcgccccccgcgccccccgcgtcGTCTGCGGAAACGGAAGTGGCCCAACCCGAGTCGGGGCCGGCGCGGGGAGGCAGGCGCCGAGAGGCAGGCGCCGAGAGGCCCCCGTCGGACACCAGGGGGCGCCCGCGCCGCGAGGAGCCTTCTCCGGGCCGGCCTGGCCCCCGCCGGGCGGCGGACGGAGGAGCCGGGGGGCCTGGGGAGCCGGGCCACAGCAGGGCCGCCGCACGCGTCCCCCTCCGAGCCGGGCCGGCTGCCGAGCGCGAGCGCGAGCGCCCCTGCGCGGTGGGGGAGAGGGCGGGGAGCTCCGCGGGGTGCCCCACCCGCCCGCCGCAGTCCCGGCCCGCCCCGGCTGCAGGCCAGGAGCCCCCATGTCACCTACGCCCCGCAGGCCGCCGCGAGGGGCCCCCTGTGAGAGGGGGCTTGCCCCGGGCCCGGCGGGATGGGAGCGAACTGGGTCACACGACGGGAGCAGGGCCCGGAGAGCGCCGCGGCGGAGGGGACG aatgcacaccaccaagagtgaaccataa